The Exiguobacterium acetylicum genome includes a window with the following:
- the cbpA gene encoding cyclic di-AMP binding protein CbpA: protein MLVQSLCIPKHQCVTISETATIREALDTLEKTGYRCVPVLDQTGQDFKGNIYKMHIYRHGMNGGSLDDNVMSLIKNTSKYIYTGSNFFEVFFSIKELPYIAVLNDDGHFFGILPHGKMLGMLEEAWNRDSGSYVLTVALSEQKGALEKISKIVNKYSTVASLMTLDAKSSVMRRVLITLPTDCDEKTKKKIVKKLDDKGLRVVAVEDLAVRV, encoded by the coding sequence ATGCTCGTTCAAAGTTTATGTATCCCGAAACATCAATGTGTCACGATTTCCGAAACAGCAACGATCCGTGAAGCACTCGACACACTTGAAAAGACCGGATACCGTTGTGTTCCCGTTCTTGATCAGACAGGACAGGACTTCAAGGGGAACATCTATAAGATGCATATCTATCGGCACGGGATGAATGGTGGCAGTCTAGACGATAATGTCATGTCGCTGATTAAGAATACATCCAAATACATCTATACAGGAAGCAATTTCTTTGAAGTCTTCTTTTCAATCAAAGAACTACCGTATATTGCAGTCTTAAATGATGATGGTCATTTCTTCGGTATTTTACCGCACGGAAAGATGCTTGGAATGCTCGAAGAAGCGTGGAATCGTGATTCTGGGAGTTACGTTCTGACAGTAGCGTTGAGCGAACAAAAAGGGGCACTCGAGAAGATCTCGAAAATCGTCAACAAGTATTCAACAGTCGCGAGTCTGATGACGCTTGATGCAAAAAGTAGTGTCATGCGTCGAGTGTTGATTACGCTACCGACGGATTGTGACGAGAAGACGAAGAAAAAAATCGTCAAGAAACTTGACGACAAGGGACTTCGTGTCGTTGCTGTCGAAGATTTAGCCGTTCGTGTATAA
- a CDS encoding DUF47 domain-containing protein translates to MFSKKQDPFAVKLSEIAGHLKTTSQFFVDFKINGIADVKEFAHKVKDFETAGDELMHQLIIDLNNAFITPIDREDLLALANALDDVLDGFEECSAIFEIYNIVQADEHMVKFVDEINIAVSELAMSMDLLVARKLQPMREHVIKIKEQETICDNLRRKSIKALFATETDPIKIIQYKEIYESLESIADYCQDAANVIETIIMKNA, encoded by the coding sequence ATGTTTAGTAAAAAACAAGATCCATTTGCAGTGAAATTATCAGAAATCGCAGGACACTTAAAAACGACTTCGCAATTCTTCGTTGACTTTAAAATCAACGGCATCGCGGATGTAAAAGAATTTGCCCATAAAGTAAAAGACTTCGAAACAGCTGGGGATGAGTTAATGCACCAGTTGATCATCGACTTGAACAATGCGTTCATCACACCAATTGACCGTGAAGACTTACTCGCACTTGCTAATGCACTTGATGATGTCTTAGACGGCTTTGAAGAATGTTCAGCAATCTTCGAAATCTACAATATCGTTCAAGCAGATGAGCACATGGTTAAATTCGTTGATGAGATCAACATCGCTGTCTCAGAACTTGCTATGTCAATGGATCTTCTCGTTGCCCGTAAATTGCAACCGATGCGTGAACACGTCATCAAAATTAAAGAACAAGAAACGATTTGTGATAACTTACGTCGTAAATCAATCAAAGCATTGTTCGCAACAGAAACAGATCCGATCAAAATCATTCAATACAAAGAAATCTATGAATCGCTCGAATCAATCGCGGACTACTGCCAAGATGCAGCTAACGTCATTGAAACGATCATCATGAAAAACGCTTAA
- a CDS encoding inorganic phosphate transporter — MDSLFIITAIIVILALSFDFINGFHDTANSIATSVSTRALKPRHAIILAASMNFLGAITFTGVAKTISGDIVDPSTLEHGSYVVIAALISAIAWNLLTWYFGIPSSSSHTLIGSIAGAAVASVGFGGIEAKGFLKIIQALLISPVLAFTLGFIVYAIFKVIFKKGNLAKTNRRFRHVQIATAALQSYTHGTNDAQKAMGIITLALISSGYQTDHEVATWVKLSCAIAMGLGTSVGGWRIIKTVGGQIMKIRPVNGVAADLTSAAIIFGATAIHLPVSTTHVISSAILGVGTSHRKKGVKWGTAQRMLITWVITLPISMAFAALIYYILDFLFIK, encoded by the coding sequence ATGGATAGCCTGTTTATCATCACCGCCATAATCGTGATTCTCGCACTTAGCTTCGACTTCATCAACGGTTTCCACGATACAGCGAACTCGATCGCGACTTCGGTGTCGACTCGTGCTTTGAAACCACGTCATGCCATCATCTTGGCTGCATCGATGAACTTCCTAGGTGCAATCACGTTCACTGGAGTCGCAAAAACGATTTCTGGTGATATCGTTGACCCGTCAACACTCGAACATGGTAGCTACGTCGTCATCGCTGCCTTGATTTCAGCGATTGCCTGGAACCTTTTGACTTGGTACTTCGGTATTCCGTCAAGTTCTTCGCATACACTGATTGGTTCGATTGCCGGTGCCGCTGTGGCATCTGTCGGATTCGGTGGAATCGAAGCAAAAGGATTCTTAAAGATCATTCAAGCTCTATTGATTTCACCTGTTCTCGCATTTACACTCGGTTTCATCGTTTATGCAATCTTTAAGGTCATCTTCAAAAAAGGAAACTTGGCGAAGACGAATCGTCGCTTCCGTCATGTCCAAATTGCTACCGCTGCTTTGCAGTCGTATACACACGGTACGAACGACGCACAAAAAGCGATGGGGATCATTACGCTCGCTTTGATCTCATCTGGTTATCAAACGGACCACGAAGTTGCCACTTGGGTTAAACTCTCTTGTGCGATCGCAATGGGTCTTGGAACATCTGTCGGTGGATGGCGCATCATCAAAACCGTTGGTGGTCAAATCATGAAAATCCGTCCAGTCAACGGTGTTGCAGCTGACTTAACATCAGCAGCGATCATCTTTGGTGCAACGGCGATTCATCTTCCGGTTTCGACGACACACGTCATCTCTTCTGCCATCTTGGGTGTAGGTACATCGCACCGTAAGAAAGGTGTCAAGTGGGGAACAGCACAACGCATGCTTATCACATGGGTCATCACATTGCCGATTTCAATGGCTTTCGCTGCTTTGATCTACTACATTCTCGACTTCTTATTCATTAAATAA
- the pdxK gene encoding pyridoxine/pyridoxal/pyridoxamine kinase, whose product MTKRKALTIAGSDTSGGAGIQADLKTFQELGVYGMNALTVIVAQDPDHSWHHAVYPIDTELVRTQIHTVLGGIGVDAMKTGMLPTVEIIEAVAEKIKSSGVQNVVIDPVMVCKGEDEVLNPDTANALRDVLTPLATVVTPNVFEAGQLSGLGKTPSTIDEMKLAAARIHEKGAQYVLVKGGSKIDHPQAVDVLYDGKEFILIEDERIETPYTHGAGCTYSAAITAELAKGASVEAAVRTAKSFITSAIRHSFRLNEYVGPTDHAAHRTVQS is encoded by the coding sequence ATGACAAAACGTAAAGCCTTAACGATTGCCGGTTCCGACACGAGTGGTGGAGCTGGTATTCAAGCTGATTTGAAGACGTTCCAAGAACTTGGTGTCTATGGAATGAATGCCTTGACGGTCATCGTCGCACAAGACCCTGATCATTCTTGGCACCACGCGGTTTACCCAATCGACACAGAACTCGTCCGGACACAAATCCATACGGTCCTTGGAGGTATTGGTGTTGATGCGATGAAGACGGGAATGCTCCCGACTGTCGAAATCATTGAAGCCGTTGCTGAAAAAATTAAATCTTCCGGCGTCCAAAACGTCGTCATCGATCCTGTCATGGTCTGTAAAGGCGAAGACGAGGTGTTGAATCCTGATACAGCGAATGCACTTCGCGATGTCCTGACACCGCTTGCGACTGTCGTCACTCCGAACGTCTTCGAAGCAGGACAATTGTCCGGTCTCGGCAAAACGCCGTCAACGATCGACGAGATGAAACTTGCAGCAGCGCGGATTCACGAAAAAGGTGCGCAATACGTTCTTGTCAAAGGTGGCAGTAAGATTGATCATCCACAAGCAGTTGACGTGCTTTATGACGGAAAAGAGTTTATCCTGATTGAGGACGAACGAATCGAGACACCGTACACGCACGGTGCTGGCTGCACGTACTCTGCAGCAATCACGGCCGAACTCGCAAAAGGTGCATCGGTAGAAGCCGCTGTCCGTACAGCAAAATCTTTCATCACTTCTGCGATTCGTCATTCATTCCGTTTGAATGAATACGTTGGACCAACTGATCACGCTGCACATCGTACAGTCCAGTCTTGA
- a CDS encoding YojF family protein, translating to MQAIDLQEIQHYIDAHANTPLYVHVETTNGAYATHQDPTFHSAGMFFRNAEITYERGLITGNGPYRIGLKLAHGWLYGEGLTDFEFAGDQLLIAGHDVEGRLAIAFELSPTPFAQGAEEVDA from the coding sequence ATGCAAGCCATTGATTTACAAGAGATTCAACACTATATCGACGCGCATGCGAATACACCGTTATATGTACATGTCGAAACGACGAACGGGGCATACGCCACGCACCAGGATCCAACATTCCATAGTGCGGGTATGTTTTTCCGTAATGCGGAAATCACTTACGAACGGGGTCTGATCACAGGAAACGGACCTTACCGGATTGGTCTTAAGCTAGCACATGGTTGGTTATACGGAGAAGGCTTGACTGACTTTGAATTCGCTGGGGATCAATTATTGATCGCGGGTCACGATGTCGAAGGACGTCTTGCGATTGCTTTTGAACTCAGCCCGACACCATTCGCTCAAGGCGCAGAGGAGGTAGACGCATGA
- the bshB2 gene encoding bacillithiol biosynthesis deacetylase BshB2, with protein MTHEDHLLVVFPHPDDEAFSSAGTIIEHAENRGPVTYACLTLGEMGRNMGRPVFTNREQLATIRKRELIDAAEKMKISDLQMWGLRDKTVEFEDEAALADRILALIQQTRPTRLISFYPGYAVHPDHEATARAVVRALRMMDAADRPEFLAVAFANNTKEELGEGTFIHDVSAYTDQKIKALEAHASQTGGLMKVISEDSNIRDLLVKERYYHYPL; from the coding sequence ATGACACACGAAGATCATTTACTCGTCGTCTTCCCTCATCCGGATGACGAAGCCTTCAGTTCTGCCGGTACAATCATCGAGCACGCTGAAAATCGTGGTCCTGTCACATACGCTTGTTTGACGCTTGGTGAGATGGGACGTAACATGGGTCGTCCTGTCTTTACGAACCGGGAACAGCTCGCAACGATTCGTAAACGTGAGTTGATCGATGCTGCTGAAAAAATGAAAATCTCGGATCTCCAAATGTGGGGACTTCGCGATAAGACCGTTGAATTCGAGGATGAAGCAGCGCTTGCTGATCGTATTCTTGCTTTGATTCAACAAACACGCCCGACTCGTTTGATTTCGTTCTATCCGGGTTACGCAGTCCATCCCGATCATGAAGCGACAGCCCGTGCCGTCGTTCGTGCACTTCGGATGATGGATGCTGCTGATCGCCCAGAGTTCCTTGCTGTCGCTTTTGCGAACAATACAAAAGAAGAGCTCGGAGAAGGAACATTCATTCATGATGTCAGTGCCTATACGGATCAAAAAATCAAAGCACTCGAAGCACATGCTTCACAAACCGGTGGTCTGATGAAAGTCATCTCGGAAGACTCGAACATTCGTGATTTACTTGTCAAAGAACGCTACTATCACTATCCGCTTTAA
- the queC gene encoding 7-cyano-7-deazaguanine synthase QueC, with protein sequence MKNERALVVFSGGQDSTTCLFQALKQYEEVEVVTFNYGQRHAQELEVARDIASELGVKHHELDLSLLSQLTSNSLTDHSQTITTNEDGLPSTFVDGRNHLFLSFAAVLAKGRGIRHIVTGVCETDFSGYPDCRDAFIKSLNVTLNLAMDYPFVLHTPLMWLDKKETWALADSLGAFDFVRNRTLTCYNGVIGDGCGECPACELRKNGLDAYIKEVQHT encoded by the coding sequence ATGAAAAACGAACGTGCTCTTGTCGTCTTTAGTGGCGGCCAAGACTCAACGACTTGTCTGTTTCAGGCACTGAAACAGTATGAAGAAGTCGAAGTCGTGACGTTTAATTACGGACAACGTCATGCACAAGAACTCGAAGTCGCACGCGACATCGCCTCAGAGCTTGGTGTCAAACACCATGAGCTCGACCTCTCTCTTCTCAGTCAATTGACGAGTAATTCCTTGACTGACCACAGCCAAACCATCACAACGAACGAAGATGGTCTTCCTTCTACTTTTGTAGATGGACGGAACCACCTGTTTCTTTCGTTCGCAGCCGTCCTTGCGAAAGGACGTGGGATTCGTCACATCGTCACTGGCGTATGTGAAACAGACTTTTCCGGTTACCCAGACTGCCGTGATGCCTTCATCAAGTCACTCAACGTGACATTGAACCTTGCGATGGACTATCCATTCGTACTTCACACGCCACTCATGTGGCTCGACAAAAAGGAAACATGGGCGCTTGCCGACTCACTCGGCGCGTTTGATTTCGTTCGGAATCGGACGTTGACATGCTACAACGGTGTCATCGGAGATGGTTGTGGCGAATGCCCAGCCTGTGAATTACGTAAAAATGGATTAGATGCATACATCAAGGAGGTTCAACATACATGA
- the queD gene encoding 6-carboxytetrahydropterin synthase QueD, with amino-acid sequence MTFNYEAPETVERPTGDSLIYTKSRVMIVKKLTFDAAHHLYDYDGKCRALHGHTYHVDMGISGFLDHRGMTLDFGDLKKIFKTHLEPLLDHRYLNESLPYMNTTAENMAAWIFETLGQHLPDERGLRVEFVKLYETPTAFAEVRREWMNEA; translated from the coding sequence ATGACATTCAACTACGAAGCACCTGAAACGGTCGAGCGCCCAACTGGCGACTCGCTTATCTATACGAAATCCCGCGTCATGATCGTCAAAAAACTGACGTTCGACGCAGCACACCACCTGTATGACTACGATGGAAAATGTCGTGCTCTTCACGGTCACACATACCACGTCGATATGGGGATCAGTGGCTTTCTTGATCACCGCGGTATGACACTCGATTTTGGTGACCTCAAAAAAATCTTTAAAACACATCTCGAACCGCTTCTCGATCACCGCTATCTGAATGAATCGTTGCCGTATATGAATACGACAGCCGAAAACATGGCGGCGTGGATTTTTGAGACACTCGGACAACACCTTCCAGATGAACGTGGACTTCGTGTCGAGTTCGTCAAACTCTATGAGACACCGACTGCCTTTGCTGAAGTTCGTCGTGAGTGGATGAACGAAGCATGA
- the queE gene encoding 7-carboxy-7-deazaguanine synthase QueE — MSALTKTPKVPVLEIFGPTFQGEGRSIGQKTMFVRTGGCDYSCSWCDSAFTWDGSEKPELLTAETIIERLDALGSYGHVTISGGNPLLHASIGTLVAALKERNVTMSVETQGSYWQNWLLDIDDVTLSPKPPSSGMKIDFDRLDVFFKRLPEQQRAVKIVIFDEADLDFAAMISERYALKMLYLSLGNPDPQEEGTIAPRMLHDLKTLWERVARDERFNHARVLPQLHALVFANDRGV, encoded by the coding sequence ATGAGTGCCTTAACGAAAACACCAAAAGTTCCGGTTCTCGAGATTTTCGGACCGACGTTCCAAGGAGAAGGACGATCAATCGGTCAAAAGACGATGTTCGTCCGGACGGGTGGTTGTGATTATTCCTGTTCGTGGTGCGACTCCGCCTTCACATGGGATGGTTCTGAAAAACCAGAACTGTTAACGGCTGAAACGATCATCGAACGGCTTGATGCACTCGGCTCTTACGGACATGTTACGATTTCAGGTGGAAATCCGTTACTTCATGCATCGATCGGTACATTGGTTGCAGCATTAAAAGAACGAAACGTCACGATGTCCGTTGAGACACAAGGTTCTTACTGGCAAAATTGGTTGCTCGATATCGATGACGTCACACTCAGTCCAAAACCACCTTCAAGTGGGATGAAGATTGATTTTGATCGCTTGGATGTTTTTTTCAAGCGTCTACCAGAACAACAGCGTGCGGTTAAAATCGTCATCTTTGATGAAGCAGATCTCGATTTCGCTGCGATGATTTCAGAGCGATATGCCTTAAAAATGCTCTATCTATCACTCGGAAATCCGGATCCGCAAGAAGAAGGTACGATTGCCCCACGGATGCTACACGATTTAAAAACACTTTGGGAACGCGTTGCTCGTGATGAACGTTTTAATCATGCACGTGTCCTACCACAACTACACGCCCTCGTTTTCGCGAACGATCGTGGCGTTTAA
- the queF gene encoding preQ(1) synthase yields MRPEDLNDLSLLGQKAVPYIFEYQPEVLEAFPNRHPENDYFVKFNAPEFTSLCPITNQPDFATIYISYIPDEKLVESKSLKLYLFSFRNHGDFHENCINVIGKDLVKLMEPRYLEVWGKFTPRGGISIDPYYNYGKPGTKYEQMAEHRLFNHDLYPETIDNR; encoded by the coding sequence ATGCGCCCTGAAGATTTAAACGACTTATCGTTACTCGGCCAAAAAGCCGTTCCATACATTTTTGAATACCAACCCGAAGTACTCGAAGCATTCCCGAACCGTCATCCGGAAAACGATTACTTCGTTAAATTCAATGCACCAGAATTTACGAGTCTTTGCCCGATCACGAATCAACCGGACTTCGCGACGATTTACATCTCGTACATCCCGGACGAAAAACTCGTCGAGTCGAAGTCACTCAAGTTATATCTATTCAGCTTCCGCAACCACGGTGATTTCCATGAGAACTGTATCAACGTCATCGGAAAAGACCTTGTGAAGTTGATGGAACCACGTTACCTTGAAGTATGGGGCAAATTTACGCCACGCGGTGGAATCTCGATTGACCCGTACTACAATTACGGGAAGCCTGGTACAAAATATGAGCAGATGGCAGAGCATCGTCTATTTAATCACGATCTCTATCCTGAAACGATCGATAATCGTTAA
- a CDS encoding helix-turn-helix domain-containing protein: MKEVIQPIGQYGQRIRTLRERHQFDQKTLAELTETTPEMIQRIESSIAHPSFSMIERLARALHVPSDHLLRHIWPSEVIRQQNSTTLIDLPSS, from the coding sequence ATGAAAGAAGTGATTCAACCGATTGGGCAGTACGGTCAGCGTATTCGTACATTAAGAGAACGTCACCAGTTCGATCAGAAAACTTTAGCTGAGTTGACCGAAACGACACCCGAGATGATTCAACGTATCGAAAGTAGCATTGCCCATCCCTCCTTTTCAATGATTGAGCGACTGGCACGTGCCTTGCATGTCCCTTCGGATCATTTACTTCGGCACATCTGGCCATCTGAAGTCATCCGTCAGCAAAATAGTACGACCTTGATCGACCTTCCATCTAGTTGA
- a CDS encoding PTS transporter subunit IIBC has protein sequence MILKNAISFDFWQKLGKALMVVIAVMPAAGIMISVGKLIGMYGGDIALMQTIARIVEDLGWAIITNLHVLFAVAIGGSWAKERAGGAFAALLAFILINRVTGAIFGVNADMIADPKATVDSLLGSELIVKDYFTSVLGAPALNMGVFVGIISGFLGAVLFNKFYNFSKLPDALAFFNGKRFVPFVVIGGSVVAAFALSLVWPFVQGLLNDFGRWIASSRDSAPIIAPFVYGTLERLLLPFGLHHMLTVPMNYTELGGTYKILTGAAQGSTVAGQDPLWLAWITDLVNLKQAGNTQGYNDLINSVVPARFKEGQVVTSLASLIGIALAMYMSVDEDKKKAYKPVFLSAGLAVFLTGVTEPIEFMFMFIAPVLYVIYAVLTGVAFALADVMHLRIHAFGAIELLTRIPLIAKAGLIGDLIRFIGVCVFFFFLNFFTFRFVIKKFNYATPGRNGNYLDDINVSTTEASGEAAATSAPADGSQASQIIDLLGGQQNIEDVDACMTRLRVTVKDPALVAKEADWKANGALGLILKNNGVQAIYGPKADILKSDIQDRIGA, from the coding sequence ATGATCTTGAAAAATGCTATTTCGTTTGATTTTTGGCAAAAACTCGGTAAAGCTTTGATGGTCGTCATCGCCGTCATGCCTGCTGCAGGTATCATGATTTCGGTCGGGAAACTGATCGGTATGTACGGAGGCGACATCGCGTTAATGCAAACGATTGCCCGAATCGTTGAAGATTTAGGTTGGGCCATCATTACGAATCTCCACGTCTTATTCGCGGTTGCGATTGGTGGATCATGGGCAAAAGAACGTGCTGGTGGTGCGTTCGCGGCGTTACTCGCTTTCATTTTGATCAACCGTGTCACAGGAGCTATCTTCGGTGTCAATGCTGACATGATCGCGGATCCAAAAGCAACAGTCGATTCATTACTCGGTTCTGAGCTTATCGTAAAAGATTATTTCACTTCAGTTTTAGGCGCACCTGCGCTTAACATGGGCGTATTCGTCGGAATCATCTCTGGTTTCCTTGGTGCCGTTCTCTTTAATAAATTCTATAACTTCAGCAAGTTGCCAGATGCGCTTGCCTTCTTCAACGGAAAGCGTTTTGTTCCATTCGTCGTCATCGGTGGATCAGTCGTTGCAGCATTTGCTTTATCACTCGTTTGGCCGTTCGTCCAAGGATTATTGAATGACTTCGGGCGCTGGATTGCCTCTTCACGCGATTCTGCACCAATCATTGCACCGTTCGTATACGGTACACTCGAGCGTCTATTACTACCGTTTGGTCTGCATCACATGTTGACTGTTCCAATGAACTACACGGAGCTCGGTGGAACGTATAAAATCTTGACGGGAGCTGCTCAAGGCTCAACGGTTGCCGGTCAAGATCCACTTTGGTTAGCTTGGATCACTGACCTTGTCAACTTGAAACAAGCTGGCAACACACAAGGATATAACGACTTGATCAACAGCGTTGTTCCTGCCCGTTTCAAAGAAGGACAAGTCGTCACATCACTTGCTTCATTGATTGGTATTGCCCTTGCGATGTATATGTCGGTTGATGAAGATAAGAAAAAGGCGTACAAACCCGTCTTCTTATCTGCAGGACTTGCTGTCTTCTTAACAGGTGTCACAGAGCCAATCGAATTCATGTTCATGTTCATCGCTCCTGTCCTTTACGTCATCTATGCTGTACTAACAGGTGTTGCTTTCGCACTGGCAGATGTCATGCATCTTCGGATTCACGCCTTCGGTGCCATTGAACTTCTGACACGGATTCCTTTGATTGCAAAAGCAGGATTGATTGGTGATTTGATTCGCTTTATCGGTGTCTGTGTGTTCTTCTTCTTCTTAAACTTCTTTACGTTCCGCTTCGTCATCAAAAAGTTCAACTATGCGACACCAGGTCGTAACGGGAACTATCTTGATGACATCAACGTATCTACAACTGAAGCTTCAGGTGAGGCTGCTGCGACATCAGCTCCTGCCGACGGTTCACAAGCTTCACAAATCATCGATTTGCTTGGTGGACAGCAAAACATCGAAGACGTCGATGCTTGTATGACACGTCTCCGTGTCACTGTCAAAGATCCAGCGCTTGTCGCAAAAGAAGCAGACTGGAAAGCAAACGGTGCACTCGGTCTGATCCTTAAGAACAATGGCGTGCAAGCCATTTACGGTCCAAAAGCCGATATCTTAAAATCAGATATCCAAGACCGGATTGGCGCATAA
- a CDS encoding endonuclease/exonuclease/phosphatase family protein produces MRLLTLNCHSWQEEQPLEKLNQIVQQILAQDYDVIALQEVSQLMDTPIVHDDVRNDNFAYLIQQALKKQGQTYSLVWDFAHIGYDKYEEGLALLTKHPILKSDSYYVSRSQDTLDWKSRKIVRATIQVDGTPITFNTCHLGWWADEAEPFQEQFNHLMARMDPLEWTLFLGDFNNDALERDTGYDYMMQRGLHDVFLLAKETVGIETINGNIDGWEDNQQGLRIDLVLSNRKIDVERVGVVFDGIHGPIVSDHYGVEVDILIQKNEH; encoded by the coding sequence ATGCGTCTACTCACATTAAACTGTCATTCGTGGCAAGAAGAACAGCCTCTCGAAAAATTAAATCAAATCGTCCAACAGATCCTCGCTCAAGATTACGATGTCATCGCGCTGCAGGAAGTCAGTCAATTGATGGATACACCGATCGTCCATGACGATGTGCGCAATGACAATTTTGCTTATTTAATCCAGCAAGCCTTAAAAAAACAAGGGCAAACCTACTCTCTCGTTTGGGATTTCGCCCATATCGGATACGATAAATATGAAGAAGGACTCGCTCTTTTGACGAAACATCCGATTCTAAAGTCGGACAGTTATTATGTCAGCCGGAGTCAAGATACACTTGATTGGAAATCACGGAAAATCGTCCGTGCGACGATTCAAGTCGACGGGACACCGATTACATTCAACACCTGCCATCTCGGCTGGTGGGCAGATGAAGCAGAACCCTTCCAAGAACAGTTCAATCATTTGATGGCTAGGATGGATCCACTCGAATGGACGTTATTCCTTGGTGATTTCAACAACGATGCCTTAGAACGTGATACTGGTTATGATTATATGATGCAACGTGGATTACACGATGTTTTCCTGCTTGCTAAGGAAACAGTCGGGATCGAAACGATCAATGGTAATATCGATGGCTGGGAAGATAATCAACAAGGCTTGCGGATCGACCTCGTTTTATCGAATCGAAAGATTGATGTTGAACGTGTCGGTGTCGTGTTCGATGGGATTCACGGACCGATTGTTTCCGATCACTATGGCGTTGAAGTCGATATCTTGATTCAAAAAAATGAACATTGA